In a genomic window of Candidatus Cloacimonadota bacterium:
- a CDS encoding SDR family oxidoreductase: MNLGIKDKVALVASSSKGLGKAVALQLAQEGVNVVICARNEDDLIKAKADIEYQTDTEVKAIQLDVTVKDQISRAVKEIVDEFGTIDILVCNAGGPPAGMFEDFTPNDYRNAVELNLMSTITLCYEVIPFMKKNRWGRIIAITSVSVKQPIDNLILSNTSRTGVIGFTKSLSNQVAKYGITVNAVCPGYTKTQRVENLARAFEESGKGTTKDFYTKIESTIPMGRIGKPEEFASAVTYLASEQAGYITGVAIQIDGGFVKGLF, encoded by the coding sequence ATGAATTTAGGTATTAAGGATAAAGTTGCGCTTGTTGCTTCTTCCAGTAAAGGACTTGGAAAAGCTGTGGCCCTGCAGCTTGCACAAGAAGGTGTTAACGTCGTCATCTGTGCACGTAATGAGGATGACCTGATCAAAGCAAAAGCAGATATCGAATACCAAACAGATACAGAAGTGAAAGCAATCCAGCTCGATGTGACCGTTAAAGATCAAATCTCCCGAGCTGTAAAAGAGATTGTCGATGAATTCGGCACAATAGATATCCTTGTGTGTAATGCAGGCGGTCCTCCTGCAGGTATGTTTGAGGATTTTACACCAAATGATTACCGAAATGCGGTCGAACTAAATCTTATGAGTACGATAACCCTTTGTTATGAAGTGATCCCATTCATGAAAAAAAATCGTTGGGGCAGGATCATTGCAATCACGTCGGTCTCAGTGAAACAACCCATCGATAATCTTATACTTTCTAATACCTCACGGACGGGTGTGATCGGGTTCACAAAATCACTTTCAAATCAAGTCGCGAAGTATGGGATAACCGTCAATGCCGTATGTCCCGGTTACACAAAAACGCAGCGAGTTGAAAATCTAGCAAGAGCCTTTGAAGAGAGCGGAAAGGGAACAACGAAAGATTTCTATACTAAAATTGAAAGTACAATTCCCATGGGCAGGATCGGAAAACCTGAGGAATTTGCAAGCGCAGTTACGTATCTTGCATCAGAACAAGCTGGGTATATTACAGGAGTGGCAATACAGATAGATGGGGGATTTGTGAAGGGATTATTTTAA